A part of Acropora palmata chromosome 6, jaAcrPala1.3, whole genome shotgun sequence genomic DNA contains:
- the LOC141885347 gene encoding uncharacterized protein LOC141885347, whose amino-acid sequence MHMKVRVICMFCPKDRLDWFKGSVIQNEKNFDALNMSGKKEGSASSILLTPLLGLKSRKSDRDSSSMATLHCPLPSVSYAPSRSNKNLLGLERESVENVTVSLHQAARDGKCDLVERRLEKLGKGSKKINKRDEDNTSALHYAVRYNHFQIVKLLLEFGADIEAKGEDDATPLHYAARFRPVPKAFGGSARPTPQVTPSPSSENLNDIGLIIKKDQEKKKDGGLGGSLGKGSKSRLLAGAIGSKLFNKDPLNAEKRSSFLAVPKDQSSLPGETMILFLLSQKANVNACDNYGSTPLHYAVAKGNTDAVSELLTHPGIDIEAKDKTQMTPLHVASSQGSLSVAKCLIKAGANLRSLDEEQMTPLHFACMEGSLEVAKLLFETGEEQGGWSTVSKMVTDQDREEQTPLHLAVEDGDIKLAKLCLDKGANVNAHKMNMSTPLHLAATGGDLEIVKMLVEHDANIEAKNALQETPLHRAAHFNRVDIVDFLLSQGAYIECKDKDKETPLLIAASKNHMETIKTLLAHGADIGAKDIDDATPIYRAASEGCMEALQFLLQDRKGKALVEEYDKYENTPLHVAAKKGFVQIIQFLLDNGCCIDCKNDGSLTPLHLAAKFGRIRTVCALLKRDISIINDEDDASNTPLHLAALHGNDKVTKELLERGAAIDARNANLWTPLDCAAAKGWVEAASVLLDADCPVDPTDKAKTTPLHLAAREGHVEMVKLLLSRKANITLTDSAGRNCLDMAIENNHKEVALVIIQHDDWKQAMRNKTKEGNTINTPMRKLIKKLPEVAEKVFNRCVKTNGLPVDHPQYAFTLSYEFLDDVSLEWAGFVTSQSADHEETGLDAVMYKIKSALPENASKQVEIKSNHPLMLMVTKERVKLLSHPLVTYLLRYKWSSFARYVYYGRLILYGIFLFFLTGYAMHTTKSISIAECKEDQCACNVTFQQGSVGSRVLWRQIGRPVILTTTSISIFLEVIQFCYVWRLYLKWNRLIELFAYIISMVYIVNDFQRDEKSFIIGNGERCFVRHNSLGATAVYLSWIGLVLVMRKFPKLGIYVVMFTDIFKTFAQFFVVCFLFIVAFGLGFHILLYDQVPYSTPGRALLKTTMGMLGEYEYDTVYNDHVVPPVTWVLYVAFLVTNCVIIMNLLVGLAVDDIKGVQEKAVLKRLAMQVDLALDVEKALPAILRQRFATTQEVIYPNGSKYWTIWSFWNQGASPARAFNEAMNPEKTPIEKLQNHQEALKKEVMSVKSKLKAVFEHTTQLEAMMKALMKHHGISVEAEEEGEDDD is encoded by the exons ATGCATATGAAGGTCCGAGTGATTTGCATGTTTTGTCCCAAAGACAGGTTAGACTGGTTCAAAGGCTCTGTAATTCAAAACGAAAAGAATTTTGACGCTTTGAATATGTCAGGCAAAAAGGAAGGAAGCGCTAGCAGCATTCTCCTCACACCATTACTTGGATTAAAGTCGAGAAAAAGCGACAGAGATAGTTCGAGTATGGCGACTCTTCATTGTCCTCTCCCCTCAGTGTCCTATGCTCCCTCAAGATCAAATAAAAATCTGTTGGGATTAGAAAGAGAGAGCGTCGAGAATGTCACTGTATCCTTGCATCAG GCAGCTCGGGATGGAAAATGTGATCTTGTGGAAAGGAGACTGGAGAAATTGGGTAAAGGAAGTAAAAAGATCAACAAGAGAGATGAAGATAACACATCAGCTTTGCATTATGCTGTGCGCTATAACCATTTTCAAATTGTCAAGTTGCTTTTGGAATTTGGAGCAG ATATTGAGGCTAAAGGAGAAGATGATGCCACACCCCTTCACTATGCTGCCAGATTCCGTCCTGTGCCAAAAGCCTTTGGTGGCTCTGCACGACCGACACCTCAAGTCACGCCTAGTCCCAGCTCGGAGAACTTGAATGATATTGGTTTGATTATCAAGAAggatcaagaaaagaaaaaagatggaGGATTGGGTGGAAGCTTAGGGAAGGGATCAAAGAGTCGGCTACTTGCTGGTGCAATAGGAAGTAAATTATTCAACAAAGACCCTTTAAATGCTGAAAAGAGGAGCTCCTTCTTAGCTGTTCCCAAAGACCAATCCTCTTTACCTGGAgagacaatgattttgtttttgctgtcaCAAAAAGCAAATGTCAATGCCTGTGACAACTATGGTTCCACGCCACTGCATTACGCAGTTGCAAAAGGGAACACTGATGCTGTTAGTGAACTCTTAACTCATCCAGGAATTGATATTGAG GCAAAGGATAAAACTCAAATGACACCTTTACATGTGGCATCCAGTCAAGGGTCTCTGTCTGTAGCAAAGTGTCTTATCAAAGCAGGAGCAAATCTAAGAAGTCTGGATGAAGAGCAAATGACgcctttgcattttgcttgCATGGAAGGAAGTCTTGAAGTTGCCAAATTACTTTTTGAAACAG GTGAAGAACAAGGTGGCTGGTCTACAGTATCCAAGATGGTAACTGATCAAGATCGCGAAGAGCAAACTCCTCTTCATCTTGCAGTTGAGGATGGTGATATTAAGCTGGCAAAGCTTTGTCTTGACAAAGGCGCAAATGTCAACGCACACAAAATGAATATGAGCACTCCATTGCACCTGGCAGCAACTGGTGGTGATTTGGAAATTGTCAAAATGTTGGTTGAGCATGATGCAAACATAGAAGCTAAGAATGCATTGCAGGAGACCCCACTTCACAGAGCGGCTCATTTTAATAGAGTAGATATTGTGGACTTCCTTCTGAGTCA ggGTGCTTACATTGAGTGTAAAGATAAAGACAAGGAAACGCCTTTGTTGATAGCAGCAAGTAAAAATCATATGGAGACAATTAAGACCCTTTTGGCTCATGGTGCTGATATTGGTGCTAAAGACATAGATGATGCCACACCCATATACCGAGCTGCATCAGAAGGCTGCATGGAAGCTCTTCAG tttttgttgcaAGATCGTAAAGGCAAAGCATTGGTCGAGGAATATGACAAATATGAAAACACACCACTGCATGTTGCTGCTAAAAAAGGATTTGTTCAAATTATTCAG TTCCTCCTTGATAATGGATGCTGCATTGACTGTAAGAACGATGGATCATTGACACCTCTCCACTTGGCCGCCAAGTTTGGACGGATAAG GACTGTGTGTGCCCTCCTCAAAAGAGACATTTCGATTATcaatgatgaagatgatgcaTCCAACACACCGCTTCATCTAGCAGCCTTGCATGGTAACGATAAAGTCACCAAGGAGCTGCTGGAAAGAGGAGCAGCTATCGATGCCAG AAATGCCAATCTATGGACACCACTGGACTGTGCTGCAGCTAAAGGTTGGGTTGAAGCAGCCAGTGTCTTGTTAGATGCAGATTGTCCTGTGGACCCCACAGATAAGGCCAAG ACCACTCCACTTCATCTGGCTGCGCGTGAAGGGCACGTGGAGATGGTGAAATTACTCCTATCCAGGAAAGCAAACATAACTTTGACAGACAGCGCAGGTCGTAACTGCCTGGATATGGCGATCGAGAATAATCATAA gGAAGTGGCGCTAGTGATTATTCAACATGATGACTGGAAGCAAGCTATGCGCAATAAGACCAAAGAGGGTAACACTATAAACACACCGATGAGAAAACTGATCAAAAAACTACCCG AGGTTGCGGAGAAAGTATTTAACAGGTGTGTCAAGACGAATGGACTTCCTGTAGACCACCCGCAGTACGCATTTACACTCAGTTATGAGTTTCTGGATGATGTCAGTCTTGAATGGGCTGGCTTCGTGACGTCGCAGTCAGCTGATCACGAGGAAACTGGATTAGATGCCGTCATGTACAAAATCAAATCGGCATTACCAGAAAACGCTAGCAAGCAAGTGGAGATCAAGAGCAATCACCCACTAATGCTTATG gtcaCTAAAGAACGTGTCAAACTTCTAAGTCATCCGCTTGTCACTTATCTCCTTCGCTATAAATGGAGCAGCTTTGCTCGGTATGTCTACTATGGTCGGCTTATTCTGTATGGCATATTCCTGTTTTTCCTGACTGGTTACGCTATGCACACAACAAAGAGTATTTCAATTGCAGAGTGCAAAGAAGACCAATGTGCATGCAATGTGACATTTCAACAAGGAAGCGTGGGAAGCCGTGTGCTGTGGAGACAAATTGGTCGGCCTGTGATTCTCACTACTACATCTATTAGTATTTTCTTAGAG GTTATTCAGTTTTGTTATGTGTGGCGACTCTACTTAAAATGGAACAGATTGATTGAATTGTTTGCCTACATCATCTCAATGGTTTACATCGTGAATGATTTCCAACGTGATGAAAAAAGCTTCATAATAGGCAATGGAGAAAG GTGTTTTGTACGGCACAACAGTCTAGGTGCGACCGCAGTCTACCTATCCTGGATCGGACTCGTTCTTGTCATGCGCAAGTTTCCCAAGCTTGGCATCTACGTAGTGATGTTTACTGATATCTTCAAGACATTTGCTCAGTTCTTTGTCGTGTGCTTCTTGTTCATTGTTGCCTTTGGCTTAGGGTTTCATATTCTTTTGTATGATCAG GTTCCCTATTCCACTCCTGGCCGTGCATTACTCAAGACAACAATGGGAATGTTAGGAGAATATGAATACGATACAGTTTACAATGATCATGTTGTACCACCTGTCACGTGGGTATTGTACGTGGCATTTCTCGTCACTAACTGCGTAATTATCATGAATTTGTTG gTGGGTTTAGCTGTAGATGACATAAAGGGAGTCCAAGAGAAAGCGGTACTAAAGAGACTGGCAATGCAG GTTGATCTCGCTTTAGATGTTGAAAAGGCGCTGCCAGCCATCTTGAGACAACGTTTTGCAACCACACAGGAAGTCATTTATCCAAACGGGAGCAAGTACTGGACGATTTGGTCATTTTGGAACCAAGGCGCAAGTCCTGCACGTGCTTTTAATGAAGCCATGAATCCTGAGAAG ACACCAATTgagaaacttcaaaaccaTCAGGAGGcgttaaaaaaagaagttatgaGCGTGAAGTCAAAGCTCAAAGCTGTGTTTGAACACACAACGCAGCTGGAAGCCATGATGAAGGCACTCATGAAGCATCACGGTATATCTGTGGAAGCGGAGGAAGAAGGCGAAGATGATGACTAG